The Xenopus laevis strain J_2021 chromosome 7S, Xenopus_laevis_v10.1, whole genome shotgun sequence genome includes a window with the following:
- the marveld1.S gene encoding MARVEL domain-containing protein 1 — protein MPPAPATRSSLSVNRDYLKSLPGVLRVLQLVFGAGFWITIASIHYEGATHFALFVVVFFWLLTLIIYFLTLLDKQELVPIIGGDRWVLANAIYDLLATLLHIATVGIIISKTEFYSFCNVPTYSQSCLYKAYLVATLFACLCCLFYFISTIYFCYKKCKGA, from the exons ATGCCTCCTGCACCGGCAACCAGAAGTTCTTTGAGTGTCAACAGGGATTACTTAAAAAGTCTGCCCGGGGTGCTGAGAGTCTTGCAGCTGGTCTTCGGAGCTGGATTCTGGATCACCATTGCCTCTATCCATTATGAGGGTGCCACACACTTTGCTTTGTTTGTAGTGGTTTTCTTCTGGCTCTTGACTCTGATCATCTATTTCCTCACCCTGCTGGATAAGCAGGAGCTGGTGCCCATCATTGGAGGAGACCGCTGGGTATTAGCCAATGCCATCTACGATCTTCTGGCGACTTTACTCCACATTGCCACTGTGGGCATCATAATCTCCAAGACTGAATTCTATTCCTTCTGCAATGTGCCCACATACTCCCAGTCTTGCCTGTACAAAGCTTACTTAGTGGCCACGCTCTTTGCCTGCTTGTGTTGCCTCTTCTATTTCATCTCCACCATCTACTTCTGTTACAAGAAATGCAAA GGTGCATAG